The DNA window TACAGATAGCAAGAAAGCTAAAAGGAGTAGTTTAGTTCTCATTTTAAATTTAAGTTTTTCATATATACTTTACCCTTCAATTATTGAGCCTGTATTTGGTTAACAAAAAAAATGCTGAAACAAAAAATACATTAAAGCACTATTTCGCATATGCATCATACAAATATACTCACAATTCGTATCTAATAATAGAATAAAAAAACACATCCTTTTGTATACATTACAATCCACCGCATTAATGTTACATAATCCTTTGTTCATGTAACATCATTCTTTATATTTAGTAATACTTGCCCTATTTTAGCTATAAATGACTACTTTTGCATGTAGAACATTAATCATATATTTATGAGAGCCACACAAATTTCAATTTTTCTGTTATTCTGTTTTTCCATCTGTGGATTTGCTCAATCCGGGAAATTATTTACTGTCGACAAGGAATTATCCAGTAGCATGGTCAATAAGGTTACTCAAGACTCAAAAGGAAATATCTGGATTGCTACAGAAGACGGTCTTAATTATTATGATGGAGCTAAATTCCTAACTTTTAAACATAAAAAAGAAGACAAATCAAGCATAAAAAGCAATTATGTAATATCAGTTTTTAATGATAGCCAAAACAATCTTTATATTGGATATGTAAATGGCTTGCAACAATACGACTATGCTTCCGGAAAGTTCACAGATATACCCTTACTATCTGCCAAGAATAACAAACCTTTAGATGCTCATATCCATATTATTTATGAAAGAAAGAATGGAGACATTTTAATTGGCACGGCAGGTCATGGCATGTTCTTATTAAAAAGAAACAGTAAACAAGCCAAGCAGGTTATTCTTCGTTCAATACCTAGCTATTTTATTACTGTTATTCAGGAAGATAAGAATGGTAATCTTTGGATAGGAACTGAAGGAAAAGGAGTGTTCTGTATAACTTCAGGCAAGAAACAGGAAACTAAACAATATCTCAATGGACCAGGATTGGCTAATCTTGACATTTCATGTATGTGTTTTGGACCTGATAATAAAATATATGTCGGAAGTCTGAATAAAGGATTGTTCTCATATAATGCATTTACTAATTCTTTTGATGTAATATCTTACCCAACTAAACTTCCAATAAAAACCCTCTATGTCAATAAGCAGCATAAAATCATGGTTGGAACAGATGGAAAAGGATTAAAAATATATGATCCTATTTATAAGAAGTTTGTAGAAAACAAATACAACATTCCTACTTTCAATTTTACAAAATCAAAAATTCATTCTATTATTGAAGATAAAGCAGGAGATCTTTGGCTAGGTATTTTTCAAAAAGGGGTAATGCTATTGCCTGCCAATAGAAGTAATTTTAAATATATTGGTCATAAATCTATTCTAAAAAACAATATTGGTTCAAATTGTATTATGTCAGTATGCAAAGACCATAAAGGAGTTTTATGGATTGGAACAGATAATGATGGTATATACAGCGTTACTCCAAATGGAGAAGTTAAATCACATTTTAGTCAGGAAAATGGTTCAAATGTTCCTTCTACAATTATAAGTCTTTTTGAAGATTCAGAACAAAATTTATGGGTAGGCTCCTTTTTCCAAGGGCTGGCTAAATTGAACAAGGAAACCGGCCATTGTGAATATATACAAAAACTAAATACTGATTGTGTATTTAGTATTGTAGAAGATAAAAGTAAAAATCTGTGGATTGGCACAATGGGCTCCGGAGTATATTCTATGAATATGAAAAATAATCAGATTGTGCACTATCCTTCTGTACAAGGGTCCAAATATAATAGCAAGCTTAATACATTACATAATCGTTGGGTTACAGCCATGCTGTTGACTCATAATAATAAATTATATATCGGAACGTTTGATGGATTAGGTTGCCTGGATTTGAAAACTAAGAATTTTGCATCAACGTATAATACAAATAAACTTTTAAGCGGATATATAATCTACACTATATTTGAAGATGCAAAAGGATATATCTGGATTGGAACCTCAGAAGGTATATTATGCCTCAATCCTCATAATCAACAGATAACATCATTTGATATGAAAAACGGATTGCCAAGCAATGTTATTTGTGGAATTTGCGGAGACAAACAAGGGAATCTTTGGATTAGTACAAGTTATGGTATATCTAAATATAATCCAACAAAAAAATCATTCACTAATTACTACGCAGACGATGGACTACAAGGTAATGAATTCAGCAAGAATGCTTTATTCAGAGATAAAAGCGGTGAAATTATTTTTGGAGGTGTTAATGGAGTTACATCATTTTTCCCTGAAAAAATAACTAATCCAGCCAAGAAACTTGATATACGTATAACTGGATTCTATATTCATGATATAGCTATCAATAAAGGAGATAAATCTGGTCCATACGACATTATTGATACAGCTATTTCTGAAGCAAA is part of the uncultured Bacteroides sp. genome and encodes:
- a CDS encoding two-component regulator propeller domain-containing protein, which gives rise to MRATQISIFLLFCFSICGFAQSGKLFTVDKELSSSMVNKVTQDSKGNIWIATEDGLNYYDGAKFLTFKHKKEDKSSIKSNYVISVFNDSQNNLYIGYVNGLQQYDYASGKFTDIPLLSAKNNKPLDAHIHIIYERKNGDILIGTAGHGMFLLKRNSKQAKQVILRSIPSYFITVIQEDKNGNLWIGTEGKGVFCITSGKKQETKQYLNGPGLANLDISCMCFGPDNKIYVGSLNKGLFSYNAFTNSFDVISYPTKLPIKTLYVNKQHKIMVGTDGKGLKIYDPIYKKFVENKYNIPTFNFTKSKIHSIIEDKAGDLWLGIFQKGVMLLPANRSNFKYIGHKSILKNNIGSNCIMSVCKDHKGVLWIGTDNDGIYSVTPNGEVKSHFSQENGSNVPSTIISLFEDSEQNLWVGSFFQGLAKLNKETGHCEYIQKLNTDCVFSIVEDKSKNLWIGTMGSGVYSMNMKNNQIVHYPSVQGSKYNSKLNTLHNRWVTAMLLTHNNKLYIGTFDGLGCLDLKTKNFASTYNTNKLLSGYIIYTIFEDAKGYIWIGTSEGILCLNPHNQQITSFDMKNGLPSNVICGICGDKQGNLWISTSYGISKYNPTKKSFTNYYADDGLQGNEFSKNALFRDKSGEIIFGGVNGVTSFFPEKITNPAKKLDIRITGFYIHDIAINKGDKSGPYDIIDTAISEANKFHLAARDNSFRVEFSAMEFCNPERITFMYALNNDNWNTLQPGENHVSFDNLAPGKYIFKVKAKYYETYSDIKEITIIISPPWYASLVAKIIYFIIIITALYFTRQQIMQRRKIKLKFQQQAHAEEINEAKLQFFMNISHEIRTPMTLIISPLQKLITIDKDEERQRVYHTIFRNSKRILALMNQLMDIRKIDKKQMVLRFRETDIIKFTHDLVNIFESQSINKQIKLNFQSDVPHLKAWIDPNNFDKIILNLLSNAFKFTPKNGEINTSIHIVENNDENEKPSHYYEIIISDSGIGIKKEEIERIFERFYQINNSQNNSNIGTGIGLHLTRSLVQLHHGKIWAENNEDGKGCRFIIRLPLGNDFLIPEEIADDAEITDNVNQDSSVMVTETIDNIDNAQVRIKTKYKILIVEDDEEIRKYLKDELGNEFHIAESCNGKEALTMILKKAPDLIISDVMMPEMDGMVLCQKIKQNININHIPVILLTAKTREEDNIEGLEVGADSYIIKPFSIDIVRKTIQNLIKNRECLKNSLTGQQIQEDKIDKINLKAPDEKLLERIMSVINKNINNIDFSVEILASEVGISRVHLHRKMKELTNQTTRDFIRNVRLQQAASLLKDKNQNISEVAFATGFVNATYFSTAFKELYGMSPKEYMEQTKE